The Leptospira sp. WS39.C2 genome contains a region encoding:
- a CDS encoding glycoside hydrolase family 2 protein: MKIPHIEYPRPQLKRESYLNLNGEWFLGHAKQGENLEYQHKIIVPFSPESKASGLGNFILKPNEVLFYKKDFEIEPEFINDITFLHFGAVDYSCICYLNGLEVGYHQGGFLPFYFNVSKAIKAGQNQIRLTVTDPTDTGTQSRGKQKLHRGGIWYTPQSGIWQTVWMESVPNDYVKNLKITPNIDTKTVEIEVQSDTEIISIQILDKGEVIAESTKKSCTLPIPNMELWSPENPKLYDLSIKTKSDQIFSYFGMRKFSIGHDGKFKRLFLNNKPYFHNGLLDQGYWSEGLLTPPDDESMIKEISLMKEMGFNTLRKHIKIEPLRWYYHCDRIGMLVWQDFVCGGGPYETWKVAYLPFIGWNTDDTKYKFLNRTDEKGKKEFIEEIGSTVSLLFNSVSLAVWVLFNEGWGQFDSVQLTKKLKNLDSSRIIDSVSGWYDQGKNSSELKSLHLYYQKLKVPKKEPRVIVLSEFGGYSLKTDGHVYDDKKLFGYKILPDKETLHWEYKKLIEEELLPLIKKGLSASIYTQVSDVEEEINGLVTYDRKVIKFDINFMKELNSKLKYI; this comes from the coding sequence ATGAAAATACCACACATTGAATACCCAAGACCCCAACTCAAACGTGAAAGTTATTTAAATTTAAATGGAGAATGGTTTTTGGGACATGCCAAACAAGGTGAAAACTTAGAATACCAACACAAAATCATTGTACCATTTTCACCGGAATCAAAAGCAAGTGGACTAGGAAATTTTATCCTAAAACCAAATGAAGTTTTGTTTTATAAAAAAGATTTCGAAATTGAACCTGAATTTATTAATGATATAACTTTTTTACATTTTGGAGCAGTGGATTATTCTTGTATTTGTTATCTAAATGGTCTCGAAGTTGGATACCATCAAGGTGGATTTTTACCATTTTATTTCAATGTATCAAAAGCAATCAAAGCAGGTCAGAATCAGATTCGACTCACAGTCACAGATCCAACAGATACAGGTACTCAATCGAGAGGGAAACAAAAACTACATCGAGGTGGAATATGGTACACACCACAATCTGGGATTTGGCAAACTGTTTGGATGGAAAGTGTTCCGAATGACTATGTTAAAAACTTAAAAATCACACCTAACATAGATACTAAAACTGTCGAAATAGAAGTTCAATCTGATACAGAAATTATATCGATTCAAATTCTCGACAAAGGTGAAGTAATTGCAGAAAGTACAAAAAAATCTTGCACATTGCCAATTCCAAATATGGAACTATGGTCTCCCGAAAATCCTAAACTATATGACCTTTCTATCAAAACAAAATCTGATCAAATATTTTCCTATTTCGGAATGCGTAAATTTTCCATCGGACACGATGGAAAATTCAAACGATTATTCTTAAATAACAAACCATACTTTCATAATGGATTATTAGACCAAGGATATTGGTCAGAAGGGCTTCTGACTCCACCAGACGATGAATCTATGATTAAAGAAATTTCACTCATGAAAGAGATGGGGTTTAATACATTAAGAAAACATATAAAAATTGAACCACTCAGATGGTATTACCATTGTGATCGAATTGGAATGTTAGTTTGGCAAGATTTTGTGTGCGGAGGTGGGCCGTATGAAACTTGGAAAGTTGCCTATTTACCTTTTATTGGTTGGAATACGGACGATACTAAATATAAATTTCTGAATCGAACTGATGAAAAAGGCAAAAAAGAATTCATAGAAGAAATTGGTAGTACAGTAAGCCTACTGTTTAATTCCGTATCGTTAGCAGTTTGGGTTTTGTTTAATGAAGGATGGGGTCAGTTTGATAGCGTTCAACTCACGAAAAAATTAAAAAATCTAGATTCTTCTAGAATCATCGATAGTGTGAGTGGCTGGTATGACCAAGGAAAAAATAGTAGTGAACTAAAAAGTTTACACCTTTATTACCAAAAACTAAAGGTCCCTAAAAAAGAACCACGGGTCATCGTATTATCTGAATTTGGTGGGTATTCTTTAAAAACAGATGGCCATGTATATGATGATAAAAAATTATTTGGATACAAAATTTTACCAGACAAAGAAACATTACATTGGGAATATAAAAAGTTAATTGAAGAAGAGTTATTACCATTGATAAAAAAAGGACTCAGTGCTTCAATTTATACACAAGTCAGTGATGTTGAAGAAGAAATCAATGGGTTAGTCACTTACGATAGAAAGGTAATTAAGTTTGATATAAACTTTATGAAAGAACTCAATTCCAAATTAAAGTACATTTGA
- a CDS encoding CoA-binding protein, giving the protein MNVPDSEFKSLLQSYKTITVYGLSNDPSKPSHYVPAFIREKGWNVIGTYPKEHSVGDFQIYKSLKEVPIESRKFIDVFRSSDKIPEVVDEILSLGGTEVLWLQLGISHPEAEKKAEANGIKVVSNRCLIIEYNNNY; this is encoded by the coding sequence ATGAACGTCCCTGACTCAGAATTCAAATCTTTACTCCAATCCTACAAAACAATTACAGTATATGGACTGAGTAATGATCCTTCAAAACCCAGTCATTATGTACCTGCATTCATCCGGGAAAAAGGATGGAATGTAATAGGAACTTATCCTAAGGAACATAGTGTCGGTGATTTTCAAATTTATAAGTCTCTAAAAGAAGTTCCTATCGAAAGTCGAAAATTCATAGATGTTTTTCGATCCTCTGATAAAATTCCAGAAGTTGTGGATGAAATTCTATCATTGGGTGGGACAGAAGTTCTTTGGCTACAATTGGGAATCTCCCACCCCGAAGCTGAAAAAAAAGCAGAGGCAAACGGTATCAAAGTGGTTTCCAATCGGTGCCTCATCATCGAATATAATAATAACTATTAA
- a CDS encoding MFS transporter, translating to MNNHSLGGRLWFVLILFGLVGQIAWSVENIYFNLFIYNTISKSTSSVTLMVQLSGIVATFTTLIAGILSDKLGNRKYFISLGYLLWGLLTLSFAFVSKENTSLWFGISDESKIIQLTISIVITLDCIMTAFGSTANDAAFNAFVTDNTSEARSLAEGVLSAMPLLAMLIVAGGFGIIVTALGYPGLFIGVGTLMSLSGLIGLLIIKDNPNLIRQNSDFLSDLTYGFQKSVIQKHKRLYLYFLAMGIYGIASQIYMPYLIIFMQEYLNFNAIQYSIVLAFVILGASCITILLGKHFDGKNKDTLLFQFSSLYVFGMVSLYLVSKFLKTYDPNIVMISVGLTSLILITGFVQVLALLGAQIRDYTPSENTGKLQGIRMIFFVLIPMFIGPMIGQKINETTNLTYIDPSNGSIAHVPSPEIFITGAIFCLFIFYPLTLIKRGKYN from the coding sequence ATGAACAATCACAGTTTGGGTGGCCGCCTTTGGTTTGTATTAATTTTATTCGGGCTTGTAGGGCAAATTGCTTGGTCCGTTGAAAATATCTACTTCAACTTATTCATCTATAATACAATCTCGAAAAGTACGTCATCAGTTACGCTGATGGTCCAATTGAGTGGAATTGTTGCAACGTTCACAACTCTAATTGCTGGAATTTTATCAGACAAACTTGGCAACCGAAAGTATTTCATCTCTTTAGGTTATTTACTTTGGGGATTACTAACCTTATCATTCGCATTTGTTTCAAAAGAAAACACAAGCCTTTGGTTTGGAATATCAGATGAATCCAAAATCATTCAACTCACGATATCCATTGTCATCACATTAGACTGCATTATGACAGCCTTTGGATCTACAGCAAATGATGCTGCATTTAATGCCTTTGTCACAGATAATACTAGTGAAGCGAGAAGTTTAGCAGAAGGAGTATTATCTGCAATGCCACTACTTGCCATGTTAATTGTGGCAGGTGGTTTTGGAATCATTGTAACTGCACTTGGTTATCCTGGATTGTTTATTGGAGTTGGAACATTGATGTCTTTATCAGGATTGATTGGACTCTTGATTATCAAAGACAATCCTAATCTAATAAGACAAAATTCAGATTTTCTATCAGATTTAACTTATGGTTTTCAAAAATCTGTCATTCAAAAACACAAACGTTTATACCTCTATTTTTTAGCCATGGGAATTTATGGAATCGCAAGTCAGATATATATGCCTTATTTGATCATCTTCATGCAAGAATACTTAAATTTTAATGCGATTCAGTATTCTATAGTTTTGGCATTTGTCATTCTTGGAGCAAGTTGTATAACTATATTACTTGGGAAACATTTTGATGGCAAAAACAAAGACACACTCCTCTTTCAATTTTCAAGTTTATACGTATTTGGAATGGTATCCTTATATTTAGTTTCAAAATTCTTAAAAACTTATGATCCGAATATCGTAATGATTTCTGTAGGATTAACAAGTTTGATATTGATTACTGGATTTGTACAAGTTTTGGCTCTGCTTGGTGCCCAAATCAGAGATTATACTCCATCCGAAAATACAGGTAAATTGCAAGGCATACGGATGATATTTTTTGTTTTAATTCCCATGTTTATTGGACCAATGATTGGTCAAAAAATAAATGAAACAACAAATCTAACTTACATTGATCCATCTAACGGAAGTATAGCGCATGTTCCATCCCCTGAAATTTTTATAACAGGAGCTATTTTTTGTTTATTCATATTCTATCCACTTACCTTAATTAAACGAGGAAAATATAATTAA
- a CDS encoding YheT family hydrolase yields the protein MFIENNLLIFFFTLTIAFVLYYIFYVIETPILRFNESEFSLKIISNTPKLTKLYFPTIWCFNQHLMLFLLMFRESKSKYFNYDKIEHLEMKDGGTTGLAWSGIQSVNHKDKTPIIVVFHTISGDEQDVKATVSYLRKTYNWIVVVCIRRGHGNLPLTKPIINTMGSTSDLKEQLSHIRKKFPNKDLFGVGISAGSGLLARYLGEAGAKSMFSAAVAVSPAYDIEKAFHRVHPVYSKIMGQRMINYFLKRHYQSFANVKGAEELIKVKTLGEFQDKLHTISGFKDKESYYQNSNPILVADQIKTPLLVLNAADDPICVNLNVMENLHWLESLKNTIHVHTKRGSHIAFYEGIMAKSWSNQLIGEYFNSVLKIKFNSKID from the coding sequence ATGTTCATTGAAAACAATTTATTAATATTCTTTTTTACTCTAACCATTGCGTTTGTTTTGTATTACATTTTCTATGTAATTGAAACACCGATCTTAAGATTTAATGAATCCGAATTTTCATTAAAAATAATATCCAATACTCCGAAGTTAACAAAACTTTATTTCCCAACAATTTGGTGTTTTAACCAACATCTAATGTTGTTTTTGCTCATGTTTAGAGAATCAAAATCGAAATATTTTAATTACGATAAAATAGAACATTTAGAAATGAAAGATGGTGGCACTACTGGTCTCGCTTGGTCTGGAATCCAATCAGTGAACCATAAAGACAAAACTCCAATTATCGTTGTCTTTCATACAATCAGTGGTGATGAACAAGATGTTAAGGCAACCGTATCTTATCTTAGAAAAACCTATAATTGGATTGTTGTCGTTTGTATTAGAAGGGGGCATGGGAACCTTCCATTAACGAAGCCAATCATCAACACAATGGGATCAACTTCAGATTTAAAGGAACAACTTTCCCATATTCGCAAAAAATTTCCAAACAAAGACTTGTTTGGTGTAGGTATATCAGCCGGATCTGGACTTCTAGCTAGGTATCTGGGGGAAGCTGGAGCTAAAAGTATGTTCAGTGCCGCAGTTGCCGTTTCTCCTGCATACGATATTGAAAAAGCATTCCATAGAGTTCACCCAGTGTATAGCAAAATCATGGGACAACGTATGATTAATTATTTCCTAAAAAGGCATTATCAAAGTTTTGCGAATGTAAAAGGTGCTGAAGAATTAATCAAAGTGAAAACTCTAGGAGAATTTCAAGACAAACTACATACCATTTCTGGATTTAAAGATAAAGAATCATATTACCAAAACTCTAATCCAATTTTAGTAGCTGATCAAATTAAAACGCCATTACTCGTATTAAATGCAGCAGATGATCCAATCTGCGTAAATCTAAATGTCATGGAAAACTTACATTGGTTAGAGAGTTTAAAAAATACAATCCACGTCCATACAAAACGTGGCAGTCATATTGCATTTTATGAAGGTATCATGGCAAAATCTTGGTCCAATCAATTGATTGGAGAATACTTTAATTCTGTCTTAAAGATTAAATTCAATTCAAAAATTGATTGA
- a CDS encoding lipid A deacylase LpxR family protein, whose product MKTIKILLIFSVTFLFVGLVFAQSKPNKKTAVKPIVETPKDVEQVKQETPDQYQLRLIMENDAFGGFSDRYYTNGSRLEFHMSAGESNPTRRVFSYWNDLFITPDEKTKYLQGFAVGQEFYTPTNITKADVSYGDRPYSSRGYFTNSLTTFTEDTSITTELELGMIGPSVGGKSAQINFHNFIGSPTPQGWDTQIPDSYSVALKTDIRKFYHKFFGTQYNVNLGNIQTDVSFGLIFRFGNVDKTPGPGSSALQPGSPILHEDGKGYWYFYVNPGGTLQAYNATIQGQMGTDKAYKSQNRSSSFSNWDSFLNNPTSEIGERELQYRVLSEDNGKNTLQRYILFNEFLVNGTNNPYNIGLNYLIFNNIFNGAEEVERTTRLFLLSNLAAQWDQIPTNARALAIYSIFRPEGGKLPPIIRYYSYEVLSQFILDPKQRETLLQLLREEIEYRDEKTYIADLKRAVGFIRAGFVSVSNAGFLFGIHYNYQTIDFQSARGLPQQHQWIGFQLGKVF is encoded by the coding sequence ATGAAAACCATTAAAATTCTTTTGATCTTTTCCGTTACATTTTTGTTCGTTGGTCTGGTATTTGCGCAATCAAAACCTAACAAAAAAACCGCTGTTAAACCAATTGTTGAAACTCCAAAAGATGTTGAACAAGTTAAACAAGAAACTCCTGACCAATACCAACTTCGTTTGATAATGGAAAATGATGCGTTTGGTGGTTTTTCTGATCGTTATTATACGAACGGATCAAGATTAGAATTTCATATGAGTGCTGGTGAATCCAATCCAACCAGAAGAGTTTTTAGTTATTGGAACGATTTGTTTATCACTCCAGATGAAAAAACTAAGTATCTTCAAGGATTTGCTGTAGGACAAGAATTCTACACACCAACAAATATCACTAAGGCGGATGTTTCCTATGGAGACAGGCCATATTCAAGTCGAGGTTACTTTACAAATTCACTCACAACTTTCACAGAAGACACGAGTATCACAACAGAACTTGAATTAGGTATGATCGGTCCTTCTGTTGGAGGTAAATCTGCACAAATCAATTTTCATAATTTTATAGGTTCACCTACTCCACAAGGCTGGGACACACAAATTCCAGACTCCTATTCTGTTGCTTTAAAAACAGACATTAGAAAGTTTTATCATAAATTTTTTGGAACACAATACAACGTAAATTTGGGTAATATCCAAACTGATGTTTCTTTTGGACTCATTTTTCGATTTGGTAATGTAGATAAAACACCAGGGCCAGGAAGTTCCGCTTTACAGCCTGGTTCTCCCATCCTACATGAAGATGGAAAAGGGTATTGGTATTTTTATGTGAATCCAGGTGGCACATTACAAGCGTACAACGCAACCATCCAAGGTCAAATGGGTACTGACAAAGCCTATAAATCACAAAACAGAAGTTCTTCCTTTAGCAATTGGGATAGTTTTTTAAATAACCCAACATCGGAAATTGGAGAAAGAGAATTACAATATAGAGTTTTATCAGAAGATAATGGAAAAAATACCTTACAACGATATATATTATTTAATGAATTTTTAGTAAACGGAACTAATAATCCATATAATATAGGTTTAAATTACCTTATTTTTAATAATATATTTAATGGTGCTGAAGAAGTTGAACGGACAACACGTTTATTTTTATTATCTAACTTAGCCGCACAATGGGATCAAATTCCAACAAACGCAAGAGCACTCGCAATTTATTCCATTTTTCGACCAGAAGGCGGAAAACTCCCACCTATCATTCGTTATTATTCCTATGAAGTTTTATCACAGTTTATATTGGATCCAAAACAACGTGAAACTTTATTGCAACTTTTACGTGAAGAAATCGAATATAGGGATGAAAAAACATATATCGCCGATTTAAAACGAGCTGTTGGATTTATAAGAGCTGGTTTTGTATCTGTTTCGAATGCTGGATTTTTATTCGGAATACATTACAATTACCAAACCATAGATTTCCAATCTGCGCGAGGTTTACCGCAACAACACCAATGGATTGGTTTCCAATTGGGTAAGGTCTTTTAA
- a CDS encoding neutral/alkaline non-lysosomal ceramidase N-terminal domain-containing protein has protein sequence MKIRILLLLLFFFTFPMAANESGEFLAGMSKKDVTGPPIGVMFWGYAREDQTGKGIQTRQFARALVLEDRASQKLLAYVTAEVGGIPFEIQREVVAILTREVDPNFHLGNVLLNASHTHSGPAGHFHYSEISFYSTQFYGDSYAVLRDGIVEAIKEAYKKRKPAELKIGKSIVMDAGVNRSLSAYLSNPESERKLYSDNIDREMVQLNVFVDGKAIGFVNWYGVHPTNITFDNHLISSDNKGIASLLAEKEASKNGDSNFVAIFAQANEGDVSPNLNLNNTGPGKDIYDSSFIIGKRQFLASQEILNSKGKPVKGGLQFSHKFIDMSKHPVRSEFSGTGKTEYTCPSAYGYAFAAGSTEEGGGHWLFHEGMTEKNRKFYIDWIAKFMLQSPSEELRECQKPKAVLFPMGETKPIPSLPQILPYGLVLVGDLSILVLPHEVTTMSSRRLKKEIKSVFKDKISDIVLSGLTNDFSGYITTPEEYATQNYEGGHTLHGQQSLNALRQEFSQMATELLQGVEFSKSSKSEPMPTDLSDRVRPLKLPESDGITSKPNQILKANENVYKKGNPIVCGVRAASPNVGYPNVSSYLWVEKKEGTGWTRVRSDADFDTKFVFHKPGFFDKGLGKLEIIWETNESISNGEYRLVHEGVYLSTEKIKSPYRIECPTFQLQ, from the coding sequence ATGAAAATTCGGATCTTACTTCTCCTATTGTTTTTCTTTACGTTTCCTATGGCTGCAAATGAGTCTGGGGAGTTTTTAGCTGGGATGTCCAAAAAGGATGTCACTGGTCCACCCATCGGTGTTATGTTTTGGGGTTATGCCCGTGAAGACCAAACGGGGAAAGGGATCCAAACCAGGCAATTTGCTCGCGCCCTCGTTTTAGAAGACCGTGCGAGTCAGAAATTATTGGCTTATGTAACAGCAGAAGTTGGTGGAATTCCTTTTGAAATCCAAAGAGAAGTCGTGGCAATTCTCACACGAGAAGTAGATCCTAACTTTCACTTGGGTAATGTTTTATTAAATGCTTCTCATACCCATAGTGGGCCTGCTGGTCATTTCCATTATTCTGAAATCTCATTTTATTCCACACAGTTTTACGGAGACTCCTACGCTGTGTTACGTGATGGAATTGTAGAAGCAATCAAAGAAGCATATAAAAAAAGAAAGCCTGCAGAATTAAAAATTGGAAAATCAATTGTAATGGATGCAGGGGTGAATCGAAGTTTGTCGGCCTATCTATCAAATCCAGAATCGGAACGAAAATTATATTCTGATAATATTGATCGAGAGATGGTGCAACTCAATGTGTTTGTTGATGGAAAAGCAATTGGGTTTGTGAATTGGTATGGAGTCCATCCTACTAATATAACTTTTGATAATCATTTGATTTCTTCTGATAATAAAGGGATTGCATCTTTACTTGCGGAAAAGGAAGCCTCAAAAAATGGAGACTCTAACTTTGTTGCAATTTTTGCACAAGCAAACGAAGGAGATGTATCTCCAAATTTAAATCTCAATAATACAGGCCCTGGAAAAGATATTTATGATAGTAGTTTTATCATAGGGAAACGTCAATTTTTGGCAAGCCAAGAGATCTTGAATTCCAAAGGCAAACCTGTAAAAGGTGGGTTACAATTTTCTCATAAGTTTATCGATATGAGCAAACACCCTGTTCGAAGTGAATTTTCAGGTACTGGCAAAACGGAATATACTTGCCCATCTGCTTATGGATATGCCTTTGCCGCTGGTTCTACAGAAGAAGGTGGTGGTCATTGGTTATTTCATGAAGGTATGACTGAAAAAAATCGAAAATTTTATATCGATTGGATCGCAAAATTCATGTTACAGTCTCCTTCTGAAGAGTTAAGAGAATGCCAAAAACCAAAAGCAGTTTTATTTCCAATGGGAGAAACAAAACCCATTCCAAGTTTACCTCAAATATTACCTTATGGACTTGTGTTAGTTGGTGATTTATCAATTTTAGTTTTACCACATGAAGTCACAACAATGTCGAGTCGAAGGTTAAAAAAGGAAATAAAGTCAGTTTTTAAAGATAAAATTTCTGACATTGTTTTGTCTGGATTAACAAATGATTTTTCGGGTTACATTACTACTCCGGAAGAATATGCAACACAGAATTATGAAGGTGGACACACCCTTCATGGGCAACAAAGTTTGAATGCTTTACGACAAGAGTTCTCACAAATGGCAACGGAACTTTTGCAAGGTGTAGAGTTTTCTAAATCTTCCAAATCAGAACCAATGCCTACTGATTTATCAGACAGAGTGCGTCCGTTAAAGCTACCAGAGTCAGATGGAATCACATCAAAACCAAATCAAATCCTGAAAGCAAATGAGAACGTCTACAAAAAAGGCAATCCAATTGTTTGTGGTGTTCGTGCTGCAAGTCCAAACGTCGGATACCCGAATGTAAGTTCCTATTTATGGGTGGAAAAAAAGGAAGGGACTGGTTGGACACGAGTTCGGTCAGATGCCGACTTTGATACAAAATTTGTTTTCCATAAACCTGGTTTTTTTGACAAAGGACTTGGTAAACTCGAGATCATTTGGGAAACAAACGAATCAATTTCAAATGGTGAGTATCGTTTGGTCCACGAGGGAGTTTATCTTTCAACAGAAAAGATAAAAAGTCCTTATCGCATTGAATGCCCAACATTCCAATTGCAATAA
- a CDS encoding DUF4334 domain-containing protein has protein sequence MKKQSLETKFQEMRNKKNNSTEDSFALFDALEVVPIKNMMGCWHGSGFHTGHTMDGALETFNWYGKEFVDTENVHPLVFKTFGKSLFKVNPSIMPVRLATLIPSTKLWLLKYPFLLFRFLFQTSKSKARVRQIEFRGQITSAMIYDNLPIHDVFKKVNEDTVFGCMDYKGMKQPFFFVLERDK, from the coding sequence ATGAAAAAACAATCACTCGAAACCAAATTCCAAGAAATGCGAAATAAAAAGAACAATTCAACTGAAGATTCATTCGCACTCTTTGATGCTTTAGAAGTAGTACCTATCAAAAATATGATGGGGTGTTGGCATGGATCAGGATTTCATACAGGCCATACAATGGATGGCGCGTTAGAGACATTTAATTGGTATGGAAAAGAATTCGTCGATACAGAAAATGTCCACCCACTTGTGTTTAAGACATTTGGAAAATCTTTGTTCAAAGTAAATCCATCTATTATGCCTGTTAGGCTAGCTACACTTATCCCATCTACAAAATTATGGCTTTTGAAATATCCTTTTCTATTGTTTCGCTTTTTATTCCAAACATCGAAATCAAAAGCGCGTGTTAGACAAATTGAATTCAGAGGACAAATCACTTCAGCAATGATTTACGATAATCTCCCTATCCATGATGTTTTTAAAAAGGTAAATGAAGATACTGTTTTTGGCTGTATGGATTATAAAGGGATGAAACAACCTTTCTTTTTTGTTTTAGAAAGAGATAAATAG
- a CDS encoding DUF3817 domain-containing protein: protein MLPLLQTKLGRFRILAFLEGVSFLTILFVTMPLKYLYQIPEPNKIVGLVHGLLFLLYLVELFQVKVELNWKMKKTFLAALASVIPFGTFWAEKYLYLKSDEEIEK, encoded by the coding sequence ATGTTACCTTTGCTGCAAACTAAATTAGGTCGTTTCCGAATCTTAGCATTTTTGGAAGGAGTTTCTTTTTTAACTATTCTATTTGTAACGATGCCTTTAAAGTACCTCTACCAAATTCCAGAACCCAATAAAATTGTAGGTTTGGTGCATGGCCTGTTGTTTCTTTTGTACTTGGTAGAATTATTCCAAGTGAAAGTAGAATTAAATTGGAAAATGAAAAAAACCTTTTTAGCAGCCCTTGCATCAGTGATTCCCTTTGGAACGTTTTGGGCTGAAAAATATTTATACTTAAAATCTGATGAAGAAATAGAAAAATAA